In Tissierellales bacterium, the genomic window TAATCAATGATTCAACAAGAAACTCGTTTAAAAGTTAGTGATAACTCAGGTGCAAAGGAAATTTTATGCATCAAGGTGTTAGGCGGAAGTAAGAGAAAATATGCTGGAGTAGGTGACGTAATCGTTGCTGCGGTTAAAAGTGCAACACCAGGTGGCGTTGTTAAAAAAGGTGAAGTAGTTAAAGCGGTAGTAGTTCGTACAAAACGTGCAGTGAAAAGAGATGACGGAAGTTATATTTCATTTGACGAAAACGCAGCAGTAATAATCAAGCAGGACAAAACTCCTGTTGGAACTCGTATTTTCGGACCAG contains:
- the rplN gene encoding 50S ribosomal protein L14 produces the protein MIQQETRLKVSDNSGAKEILCIKVLGGSKRKYAGVGDVIVAAVKSATPGGVVKKGEVVKAVVVRTKRAVKRDDGSYISFDENAAVIIKQDKTPVGTRIFGPVTRELRQGQFMKILSLAPEVL